GTGCGACGATGCCGTCGATCGCGTCTTGCACCGGCGCCGGCGGCGCGGCTTCGTCGATCGCGCCCTGGCGTTGGGCGATCCGCGCGCGGGTCTGCGCCTCGCTCGGCTGCGGCAGTTGCACGGCGACGACGCCGCGATCGCCCCAGGCGATGCCGCAGCGGCCGAGCGCGGTGTCGAACATCGCGTAGTTGTACGCCGTCATCGGAATTCTCGTTGCTGATGGGCCGGCGAGTCTAGCCGCGGCGGGCGCCGTGATCCACCCGGATTCAGACGTCGCGCTGTTCGATCCGTTCGGCGATCGCCAACAGCCACGCGCCGCGCTGCTGCTGCAGGCTCTTCGCGCGCGCCGCCGCTTGCTTGCGCATCGCCGGCAGTGCGTCGATCATCGCGGCGATGCCGGCGACCAGCGCCTCCTGCTGGAACGGCTCCGGCAGCACCAGGCCGGCGCCGCTGCGCTCGATCTCGCCGGCATAGCCGCAGGCGGCCGAGGCGAGCACCGGCACGCCGGCGAGCAGCGCCTCGCCGATCACTTGCCCGGCCGCTTCGGAGCGCGCGGGGTGCAGCATGAAATCGGCCGCCGCGATCAGCTCCATCACCTCGGCGACGTAAGGCACGATGTGCACGCGCCGCTCGAGATCGCGCCGCACCACGCCGCGATGCAGCCACGGCGAATCCGAACCGGCGACGACGAGGTGAAGCTTCGGATAGGACGCCAGCGCGGCGAGGCTACGATCGACGCCCTTGAGCTTCGGATCGACCGCGACCGACACCGCCATCAGCGCGTCGCCGGGAATGCCGAGCTCGCTGCGCCAGCGGGAGGCGCCGAGCTTGCGCGCGGCGGCGTAGCGGTCGTCGTGCAGCACCATCGGCAGCACGCTGGCGCGGGCCGGCTCGAAATCATAGGCGATGATGTATTCGTCGCGCTGGCGCTCGGTGAGGAAGAACAACCGGGTCGCGGCCGGCGCCGCGAACACCGCGCGCTCCAGCGCCAGCTTGGCGCGGCGGCGCGGCGGCCACGCCAGCAGCTGCCAGGCGCGCAGGATCGCGGCGCCGTCGGCGACGTAGTGATAATCGGCGTCGGGGATTCGCTCGAACGACAGCAGCGCATCGGGCCGCTCGCGCTGCCTGCGGTCGATCACGTCGCGCGCAAAATTGCGCAGCAGCACGTGATTGGCGAGCCCGCGGGCGCGCAGGCTCTCGATCCGCAGATCGTCGATGGCCGCGACGTCGGCCGACGTCGTCAGCACGGTGACGTCGTGACCACGCGCCGCAAGGTGCCGCGCGATCGCCATGCAATCGCGTTCCTTGCCGCCCAGTCTGTCGAGTTTGAAGATCGCCAGCATGACCTTCATGGGAAACGCCGGCTCATCGAAGGTGCATCCGGATCATCACAACGGCGCGGTTATAGCGCGGCGGAACGCGATGGTGCAACGCGGTGATGCATGAGAAACATGCGCGACCGTCATCCTGAGGAGCGCGCCTTCTTCAGGCGCGCGTCTCGAAGGATGGCGACGGGTGAAGGTGCTTGCGGCCATCCTTCGAGACGCCCGGCTCGCCCTCACGGGCGATTCCGGGCTCCTCAGGATGACGGCTGCGGGGCGCGGCGACCGCAGGATGACGGCTGTGGGCGCGGCGACGCAGGATGGCGGCTGGGCTTGTGGCTGCTCGGGATGAGATCGGGCGCGTGACAGTCGAGGGGTGAGACCGACCGTCGGGGCTATTTTCCTGCCGCCAGTTCTCCGACCGGCGCGCGCGTGAGGCGGTTGTGGCGTCGGCGTGACAGATACAGCAGCA
The DNA window shown above is from Rhodopseudomonas palustris HaA2 and carries:
- a CDS encoding glycosyltransferase family 4 protein, encoding MKVMLAIFKLDRLGGKERDCMAIARHLAARGHDVTVLTTSADVAAIDDLRIESLRARGLANHVLLRNFARDVIDRRQRERPDALLSFERIPDADYHYVADGAAILRAWQLLAWPPRRRAKLALERAVFAAPAATRLFFLTERQRDEYIIAYDFEPARASVLPMVLHDDRYAAARKLGASRWRSELGIPGDALMAVSVAVDPKLKGVDRSLAALASYPKLHLVVAGSDSPWLHRGVVRRDLERRVHIVPYVAEVMELIAAADFMLHPARSEAAGQVIGEALLAGVPVLASAACGYAGEIERSGAGLVLPEPFQQEALVAGIAAMIDALPAMRKQAAARAKSLQQQRGAWLLAIAERIEQRDV